In Coleofasciculus chthonoplastes PCC 7420, the sequence AACGTTGTTGAACATGAGGGCGGTATATTTTATTGGAAACTTTCCATCTAGAAACAAATCCTTGTAGTGCGTTTAGCGAAGCCATGCCGCAGGCTTTGCATCTTGCTCGCTACTAATACCCAATTTAAATGTATGACAGCTTATCTCGGAATAACAATCAGCACCTCGGCTTACCTCGGCTTCGCTCGGTAACACGCTCGGTGTTGACCCTGAGCGAAGTCGAAGGGTCAACGTGTTCGCGGGAGTCCCCACTCTCAGCGCCAGCAGTTTACGTATTTTTGCGGAGACGCCCACCACCCCTCCTTTAAATTTCCGTAAAACAACGATGGTTGAATTGTTTGTCTCTTTCGACAATAGGGTCAAGATTACTGATTAAATATCAAGCCCTGTTAGAGGACACCGTAGCACAGGTGTTGGTTTATTCATCATGACAACTCAATCAATTAATGTTCGCGGAATGGAATTGTTGATGGCGTACTCCCAAAATCCGTCAATTGAGTTACGTAATCAGCTTGTCCGGTTAAATAGTGGATTGGTGAAGAAAATTGCCTATCGAGTCAGCCAGCAATGTAGCGAACCTTATGACGATTTGGTACAACTTGGCTATCTGGGTTTGATTCGGGCGATTGAACGGTTCAAGCCGGATCAAGGGTATGCCTTTAGTTCCTTTGCAGTGCCGTTTATTCGCGGCGAGATGCTACATTTTCTTAGAGATAAAGGAAATATTGTCAAGATTCCTCGCCGTTGGCAAGAACTTCAGCAGGAAGGACAGCGCGTCAGTAAACGGTTAACCGCCACGTTGGGACGTCCACCCAAAGAGGCGGAAATTGCCCAAGCGCTGAATATTTCTATGCAAGAATGGCAGGAGAGCAAATTAGCCTCGAAAAATCGCTTGCCTCTGAGTTTAGATTTGACAGTGGGTCATAATGTCGATCATCCGGTCACGTTGGGTGATATGCTACCGGATAGTTATGACCAAACCTTGCAGCACTGGGAAGAAGACCGACAGCAGTTACAAGGTGCGATCGCGCAACTGGAAACCAAAACTCAAGCGGCGATTGAGTTCGTCTTTTTCCGGGATCTCCCCCGTAAAGAAGCCGCTAAACACATTGGCGTGAGTCCGATGACGGTAACGCGACACCTACAACGGGGGATTAATGAATTGGTGTCCTTACTACAGCCGCAAACACCAGAACGTCTTGCCAGTTAGAATTCGGATGTGTGATATTCAACAAAACCGATGAAACATTTTCTCTTAACTTGGCTGTTTACGGCATTGGCATTAATCATTACTGCCTATCTCGTACCGGGTATTGCGATCGCGGGTTTTCCCACGGCTGCGATCGCGGCGGTTATCTTAGGGATTGTCAATGCTATTGTCAGACCAATTCTGATCATGCTGACTCTACCCTTGACGATTGTGACGTTGGGGCTATTTCTGTTAGTGGTTAATGCGATATCCTTGTCCTTAGTCGCCTACCTAACAGGTGCCACGTTTACGATTAGTGGACCTCTTGACGCCTTGATTGGTTCAATTGTGTTGTCTGTCGTTGCAAGTATTCTTAACCAATTTGCGGATTAGTCATTAGTCATTAGTCATTAGTCATTAGTCCTTGGTCGGGGCGGATTGAGTGACATCGGGGTAACAAAAAATGTTAGTTGTGAAACTTGCCATTGGATGGGGCGGGTTTAGTGACATCGGGGTGACAAAAAAATGTTAATCGTGAAACCCGCCCCTACAGTCGATCAGGGTTTGGAATTAACGTTATCATCAATAGGGAAACGAAAATATATCAATCCGTCCCTACATTGAGACAGGACGGGTTTTGTATTAATGTTCTCTCTGATAGGGAGACGAAACTAGATAAACTGGCCCCCTAGAACGTCAAAATGGTTCCCACTAATGATTAAAATTCTTCACCTGTCAGATATCCATCTGGGAAGTGGTTTCTCCCACGGGCGAACTAACCCAGAAACGGGGTTAAATACACGACTGGAAGATTTTGTCAATACCTTATCTCAATGTATTGATCGCGCCATTACTGAACCCGTGGATTTAGTCTTATTTGGCGGCGATGCTTTTCCTGACGCCACACCCCCTCCTTATGTGCAAGAAGCCTTTGCTACGCAATTTCGCCGCTTAGTGGATGCAGAAATTCCCACGGTATTGCTAGTGGGGAATCATGACCAACATTCCCAAGGTAATGGGGGGGCAAGTTTATGTATTTATCGTACCCTAGGTGTGCCAGGATTTATTGTTGGTGATACGCTGGCGACGCATCCAATTCAAACCCGGAATGGTTTAGTCCAAGTGATTACCTTACCTTGGTTAACCCGTTCCAGTTTACTGACGCGCCCAGAAACCGAAGGATTAGCCTTAGGCGAGGTGAATGAGTTATTAATTCAACGCCTTGAACCGATTTTAGAAGGAGAAATTCGGCGACTGGATTCCCAAGCGCCAACCATACTCTTAGCCCATTTAATGGCAGATCGGGCTAGTTTTGGGGCAGAGCGTTTTTTAGCCGTGGGTAAAGGCTTTACTATTCCCTTGTCGCTGATGGCGCGATCGTGTTTTGATTATGTAGCATTAGGTCATGTCCACCGCCATCAAAATCTGAATCCATCCAATAACCCACCAGTGATTTATCCGGGTAGTATTGAACGGGTTGATTTTAGTGAGGAAAAGGAAGACAAGGGTTATGTGTTAATTGAGTTAGATAAAGGTAAGGTTGAGTGGCAGTTTTGTCCCTTACCTGTGCGTCCATTCTGCACGATTAACGTGAATCTGGCTGAGGAAGCTGATCCAGAAGCGGCATTACTTAAAGCGATTAAGAAAAAAACGATTGATGATGCTGTGGTTCGGTTGATTTATAAAGTTCGTTCTGATCAGTTAGATTTAATTGATAATAGTAAAATTCACCAAGCCTTGAGTGAAGCCCACAGTTATACGATTCGCCCCGAATTAGCCAGTCAATTAGCCCGTCCGCGTTTGCCAGAATTGGGTGTGGGTAGCAGCATGAATCCCATGGATGCGCTGAAGACGTATTTAGACAGTCAGG encodes:
- a CDS encoding RNA polymerase sigma factor SigF; the protein is MTTQSINVRGMELLMAYSQNPSIELRNQLVRLNSGLVKKIAYRVSQQCSEPYDDLVQLGYLGLIRAIERFKPDQGYAFSSFAVPFIRGEMLHFLRDKGNIVKIPRRWQELQQEGQRVSKRLTATLGRPPKEAEIAQALNISMQEWQESKLASKNRLPLSLDLTVGHNVDHPVTLGDMLPDSYDQTLQHWEEDRQQLQGAIAQLETKTQAAIEFVFFRDLPRKEAAKHIGVSPMTVTRHLQRGINELVSLLQPQTPERLAS
- a CDS encoding phage holin family protein, translated to MKHFLLTWLFTALALIITAYLVPGIAIAGFPTAAIAAVILGIVNAIVRPILIMLTLPLTIVTLGLFLLVVNAISLSLVAYLTGATFTISGPLDALIGSIVLSVVASILNQFAD
- the sbcD gene encoding exonuclease subunit SbcD, whose protein sequence is MIKILHLSDIHLGSGFSHGRTNPETGLNTRLEDFVNTLSQCIDRAITEPVDLVLFGGDAFPDATPPPYVQEAFATQFRRLVDAEIPTVLLVGNHDQHSQGNGGASLCIYRTLGVPGFIVGDTLATHPIQTRNGLVQVITLPWLTRSSLLTRPETEGLALGEVNELLIQRLEPILEGEIRRLDSQAPTILLAHLMADRASFGAERFLAVGKGFTIPLSLMARSCFDYVALGHVHRHQNLNPSNNPPVIYPGSIERVDFSEEKEDKGYVLIELDKGKVEWQFCPLPVRPFCTINVNLAEEADPEAALLKAIKKKTIDDAVVRLIYKVRSDQLDLIDNSKIHQALSEAHSYTIRPELASQLARPRLPELGVGSSMNPMDALKTYLDSQDNLKDIAADMLEAAQYLLDGQGDSWLEVEESGDDKQEASQVGKGNQKNQLRLL